From the Schistocerca piceifrons isolate TAMUIC-IGC-003096 chromosome 2, iqSchPice1.1, whole genome shotgun sequence genome, the window TCTGTAGACGATTGATTGCCAAACGTTTAATGAAGTGATTTGGGCCATTGTGTTAGTGAGGAATTcacaaaaatcttaaaaaaaaacgGCCAAAGAAAACCTAAAGACGAAATTTCCATGTCTCTCACCTAAATGTTTCTTTAAACGCTAACTTTGCGAAGTACGCGCCCACATTCTCAGGACCCATTGTTTAATAAACAGGAAATGACAAATTTTTTAAAAGCAGTGTTGTCACACTTCAGTAGTGCCATCTAGTAGTCGTTTCTAAAAACTTAAAAGCCGGCTCTATACAAGAGCAGTTATCCAATTTCTTCGCACAGAAGGTGTGCATGCTTCATAAATTAATCGCAGAATGAAAGAGATGTACAGAGAGCAATGTCTCGCATGTGCACTACATTCCAGTGATGTCAGCGTTATGAGGCGGGCCGTGTAAAAATCAAGGTCATGCCACGCTCTGGGCAAGTGCACggtgtcaccaccaccaccacgacttcAGTTGTGGAGGCGATCATAAGGACGAATCAACAGATCACCACAggccttccgtatacacctcccgtcccccacgcgcatcctctatgacctgattcctttccccccatctgctcctttgtCTCAACATATCCGAATCCTTACACCTGCCACTGACTTTATCCCCCCTCCcaatcccctggttgctcctcttctctccaacccTCACCCGAACCCCCATCTGCTGCcacgccttcaccgttgtgtcccccctactctCCACCTATACTCCCCTAATCTCCTTCCCCAAGGTAGCTTTTGTCAAGTCcctctcccagatgatgccctctctccctccatttatccctcctatcaactctgatcctcacctccccctccctccctctgtgctTTGCcctggctccctctccccccccccttccatcctgttcttCTCcgcctaccctctctttgactcctttctctctgctgagtcctttttctttcccctccattGCTTTCCCATCTCATGTCCTCCCTGCCACAtttttttctgtgtcctctccctccaccGGCTCCtccctatttttttcttttcctctcctccctcccttctcttttccCCCTCATCTCTctgagtcctcccccccccccccccagtctgctTTTGTACTCTATCGTGCAGTGTTTTCTTTGAGTGCTCAGTGCTTTGTGTCCCCCTTTTTAAGtgatgtgaacagaaaccagactgtcgctgtgttttttaattgtgcctatgtGTTTCAATCAACATTGCCCAacctttgttttttatattttcttcgcaacTTTTCACCATGTTCGTTTtctcacctgtttttattgttatatctcctGATTAtcttttttaactttatctgtagactgcagagcggcgtattacgctgctgccagcccccccccccccctctttcccgtctggggggaggggggagaggggagaatcgaaatacaacaaaggaaaaaaaaggatcACCACAGGTGACACTGTTGTTAAACTGGCGATAAGCAGAGGAACTGTACATCACATAAAATCCACATGAAGCTTCGTTATTTCAAAGTTCATGCATAATCGATGCCGAAGCATCTTTCAGAGACTCAAAAGACGGCGAGAAGGGTGCTTGCCTAAAATATCTGTTGAAAAACGTGAATTTCATTGCTCAGATTTCGGATGTGACGAAACGTGTTGTCACCACTTCGATCCTGCCTTCAGACAGATGAGCATGAGGTGACAGCATATTGGTTCCCCTCAACCAAAAAACGCCCACTGTCCAGATACCGGAGAAGTGATGCTCAATTTCTTTCTCAATGAAAAAGCATCTCTGCTCATCGGCTGGCTACCACTGGGTGCAACAGTTAACGCTGAGCAGTATTGCAACACGTTCCTGAGGCTCACAGAGGCCATCAGTAACAATAACAGGAGCAAGCTCTCGAATGGGCAGTCTTTCTCGAGGATAACGGTAGCCCACACAAGTGACTAAGAAGATTCTCGAGCTCTTTCAGAAATTACTATCGAAGGTCCTGGAATATCCTCCTTACAGCCCAGATATCTCCCCATGTGAATAACATATCTTCGGCCCCTTAAAACAATCTCTGTAAGGTCAGAGGTTCACGTTtgacaaggaagtacagtacaccgTGGAGAACTGGACCGTCAGCAACCCAGGAATTTCTCTACTGACGCCATCCACTGCCTTCCTACGCAATGGGATCAGTGTATCTATGTCAGTGGGAATTATGTGTAGTTGCACTGTTCTACACGAATTGTAATTATAATACTGTTATTAATATTTGTTTACATATAATTTTTTCACCTGGGCACACATTATAACTTCACTATTTGTAAACTAAGTCCCATACAGCCATGGTACATTTAGAATCCACCAAACGTAACACGGACTTAGAGACGCAGCTTCTACATTACTGCCTAATAACTATTGTTGTTATTCATTGCTCTGACAGCCATCTAAAGCTGTTTACATAGAGCGAGTTTCAATTTGTGAGGAGTTGGTTCCAGTTAACTCAAAGACACCATGTCTGGAAattcgtttttttaaaaaagtgaaacaaCCCAATTTTTGAAACTTAATAAGTACAACCAAATTATAAACAAAAACCTCCTAACAACCATTGCTATTCCTCGCGGACTATTGTTGGCTTTAATATTGGACAAATACTGTAATATGTATTTGCATGAGGAATTTCAAGTGCTAAAATTCTACTTTTATTTGCAGATTATGAGGACAACAAACTGTACATCCAGCGGGCGTGCGCTGTGGAAAGCGAAGTGATAGATGCTTGCTCATTTAAATACTTGGTGACGCAGTTTAAAAACTCGGAAATCGTCGACTGCGAAATCTGTACAGCCAATTACTGCAACAATGGCTACAAAAACAGCAACCAACTCCTCCTCTCCTGCTTGTCGTTATTGTTTTCTTTCTTAGTTTCATACCTGTGGTGATAAACTGATAAATCTCTGTCCTGTAAATAAAGACTGTCTTCTTTGTGATGTCACAAACTTTCAAGACTGAAGAGGCATAGTGATAAGTTTTAAATAGGTCATTCTACATATCAAATATTCAATGCGATGTGTTGTCAACCGATTTCGACTGACATTTTGAAACTAGCATCTTGTAATGCACCACACAGAATGTCAAACGGTATAAAATTTAATCTCAATCAGTCCAGTGCTTGCAGCCAACCGTCTGTTATCACAGGCGAAGTAAGCCTTGAATCTGTACACATGCGAGATGAAGTACAGTATGTCATGTGCTAAATAAGAGCATTAGAGTGGTACAATGGATACTATATTCCgtctgatgttacatgttataTGGCCGTAGACAATACATTAACGCATAACATCAGTCTCGCTTAAAAACTACATATCAGTTATGCTTCAACGTATAACATATTAACTGAAATCGGTCGACAACACTTTACAATAAAGATTTCACAATCAGATGTGATTTATTATGTTTGAGTAGCGTTACGTCTACAAAACATATGATAAAAAGCATGAAGTAGGATATTTAACAGTGTTTTGGAACGATATGATGTTTTCCATGATTTTATATACTCAATAAAGTGTGATACAAATGTGTACATCCCTAAAGATGTTTTAATAATTTATAATCaaaggatcaaagagcataagcgacattgcaggttggggcaggtggagaaatcggccgtggcagagcacgcactgaatgagaccgaccacgtaataaaattcgccgacacggaagttctggctgtagaaatacaaaaacacgcgaacagtttgaacaagaaagaggaaagccttaaggtaaacggatcctggcttcccgtactgcagcgaacgaccgtcgcaggtagcaagaggagaaccgcaccggaaatgaccgcggagaagcccttggacgttggcgcgccaggtacatatacatTAGTCTgggcccgcgagctcggctccagttcaccaccgacaacggagggtgaagctttgacaatgccagcaactcgtgctggcgaaacgtcagaaaaatcattagatgaacgtcggccgaagaacccgagacagaagccaataggcagtttgtcaatatacatatgatatttcGCAAATAAGGGTGGTGATGTCTACTGCATCATTAGTTGCAACTTCAGCCTTGAGGCGGTAGCGCATTATTGTCGCTTCACAATGTTAGTTCTCGTTACACTCACTGACATTCTCTACGACATGGCTCTCTACTCATGAGAGCAGACAAATGCTTTAATTTTTGTCAGCTGTTACAATGTAGAGCCATTACAGAAGAAATTACATGGTTGGCAGTTTACTGTTTATCTTCGTAATGATACTTGTATCGTTACATATTGCGATGTTTTCTTAAAAGCTGCATGAAAGTGTTTAACAAAACTCGACAAACGTTTGAAAGATGAAGTAATATGTGGATTTCATAAATGTATTTTCTGTTTTGCTGTATAAAACGTTTAATGACATTTTATAGCTGGAAGAGTGTAcaaacattatcttgctgaaagtgtGCAGTCAAGATcattataattaataattaataaaaattttatttacagagATTATTTAAATGCGTTCTAAtgttaaatataataaaatataaaattcttattCGAGAAATAAGCCTGGAAAATGAGTGGAAATTGTATTTAGCTCAGCAACATGTGGCCGTATATGAATGTTTGAATTAAATAATGAGTAAGTTTTTGTTAATAtatgaatttttattttctgttatgtGAGCGCAATTTCGAAGAAGCAATTGTGGGAATCCGCAATTACATAGGTCCTACAAGAAATATACTATTTTCTAATAAATGGGAGTCTAGGAAACGTTTTCCAAAAGGTTTTCCAGACCGTAAGTATCAATTTCCTTTTACGTTTAGAAAAATGGGATTGGGTACTCAAAAGTTAATAACCTtgaatacagtaaaaatgataaATTCATTGAACTGAACTGAACAATGACTGCAGTGCTATACCGTTTAAAGTTTTAAGTGATGACCGTTTTTACAAACCTTACTGGACCATGAACCACACTAGGATTTAGAAAGataaaattctgaagaagacaaggATTGACTGAGCCAACAGGAAATCGCTACACTCCAAAATCTCGTAAGAAGGCGTTGGTATGGTGATAGGGTTGGCTTAAGTGGTGGTAGTAACACCTGCAGTACATAAGAGAATACATTTCTATTAACTGTGGGAGAAGAATGtctagcactgaaagacataaacgGTATACCAACCACGATCTGTTTGGATAGACAAAAGAAATCTCGTATGGGCTAAACCAGTGCTTTGATCTACTGAAATAGATAGTGAAACTGGCAGCCTGAAGGGAAAGTTCAGTTCTCTCAACCTTACTGTTTCTTTTCTCTGGAATGGTGGAGGAGAAGTACTTAGTTACTCTTATAAACAAATACTGTTGGTTCAATATTATGCCGTCTATTTCTACCGTCGTAAGGAAACAGTGATACCAAGAGGACGAGTAGTGCTCTCATGGTTGATGCGTCAACACTGCACTTGATTCATGGAGCAACACCATAACATTAGTTTAGCCTCTATTAAGATTAATTCAGTCTTCCATATGCCCACTGTTTGCAGGTGCTGATCTTTTTCCGAGATAAATTTGAAATTCCTCACATATACAAGCACATTCGAGATAAAATTAGTCGCCTCCAGGAATCATCACGCAAACACCGTGCAACATCACATCCACACAACAGACTCACTTTGACGAGAAAGAGAGCCCATAAGTTTGTTCAGGTACGACATATCCAGCAGGAGCCAGTGGTTAGATAATCTCGAGCTACTGAATTGCCACTTTTCACCCACTGGTCCCAACAGATCCAGAAATTTTCTATGGTTGTTACATGCGTATCTGAAAGAACTGACACTGTTCACGATGCACAGCTGTACGAAAGAATTCGAACTATTTCGTACAGCTGTGGACCATCAAGAGCGTCCATTCTTTCAGGCATGCCTGTAAGTCT encodes:
- the LOC124777415 gene encoding uncharacterized protein LOC124777415, whose amino-acid sequence is MDVRVSQDRLQALLILLAIFVSPGESLRCYVCSSSNDPTCEHSPRGYDKCGKTSTLGSLALQVIQGHSVCIKVTYKDYEDNKLYIQRACAVESEVIDACSFKYLVTQFKNSEIVDCEICTANYCNNGYKNSNQLLLSCLSLLFSFLVSYLW